The Amblyomma americanum isolate KBUSLIRL-KWMA chromosome 3, ASM5285725v1, whole genome shotgun sequence genome window below encodes:
- the LOC144123555 gene encoding uncharacterized protein LOC144123555 translates to MDKSWGYQTANPKGKTLTEAAENTDCNLLTDPDTPTRIGNSVSTDTCPDLTFIRGAEQAEWANLLENLGSDHCILKTQATSDRPKRQLGSAKIADWSAFREACDGNLAQNGIQSIEEWGNMLKEKQRKYTKEIARTTQTPETLIDPTKTKAENNKAIFRFIHQFEGPDSELLEKVRVKCFGDTNPAAYAERYRGREKYSLDRPITREEVYAAIQNTTRNTAAVADKINNALIRNLSDGLVAQLTDFLNKHWEAETVPEEWKHAEVVMIPKLRTSDRSRSHRAWENCTNEW, encoded by the exons ATGGACAAAAGCTGGGGATACCAAACAGCAAACCCaaaaggcaaaacgctaacgGAGGCAGCAGAGAACACCGACTGCAACCTCCTCACAGACCCAGACACTCCAACCAGAATCGGAAACAGCGTTAGTACCGACACCTGCCCCGACCTCACGTTCATACGAGGAGCGGAACAAGCAGAGTGGGCGAACCTGTTAGAGAACCtgggtagtgaccactgcatactcAAGACGCAAGCAACCTCGGACAGGCCAAAGCGTCAGCTGGGATCGGCAAAAATTGCGGACTGGAGCGCTTTTCGCGAGGCATGCGATGGGAATCTCGCCCAGAACGGAATCCAATCGATAGAAGAGTGGGGAAACATGCTCAAGGAAAAACAGCGCAAGTACACCAAAGAAATCGCGCGAACGACGCAGACACCCGAG ACTCTCATAGATCCGACCAAAACCAAGGCAGAAAACAACAAAGCCATCTTCCGGTTCATCCACCAGTTCGAGGGACCAGACTCGGAACTCCTGGAGAAGGTACGCGTtaagtgcttcggggacacaaacccaGCAGCTTACGCAGAGCGCTACCGGGGAAGGGAAAAATATAGCCTGGACAGACCCATCACGCGAGAAGAGGTCTACGCAGCGATTCAAAACACAACCAGAAACACGGCCGCGGTTGCAGACAAGATCAataacgcactcatccgcaacctcagtgatgGGTTAGTCGCACAATTAACCGACTTTCTCAACAAACACTGGGAAGCGGAGACCGTCCCCGaggagtggaagcatgcggaggtAGTCATGATTCCTAAATTGAgaacctcagaccgatctcgctcacatcgtgcctgggaaaactgtacgaACGAGTGGTGA